TCTTCTTTCTAGACTTGGCTCACCAGGTAGATTTTCCTTAATATGGCTTTGGCTTCTTCAAATCACCAAGCAGCGGTAGAGCCAATGGGGAGGACTCAGGTAGAAGAAGCATGAGAAGAAACCGCAACAGAGCTGGAATTCCAGTGACTCGGAACCTGCCGGAGAAAACAGACACCGGTGTCATGGTTTCCTTTGATGATTTACTTGTTTCATTGGCATATTGTTTTATAGCCAATATGTGTCGATGTTTCGTTTACTTGCTCTCGCCTTGGTGAAACCAAAGTAGGCGAGGTACGACAGGAATTGGCCTGCGGTGATGAAGAAGCCGTTGGTGCTGACGAGAGCACCTCAGATTTTCATGGGCAATGCCTACGAGACGTAGAGTGGGGCTGACATCGATGCCATCCCAACTCCGAGCCTGAGGAAGACTAGGCCAATGATCTGGAGAGCAGGGTCCGGAGCCAAAGCCATCATCTCAGCTccaatgaagaagaggaagtcTGCGATCGGCATCGGGCTTCTCCTCCCCAGCTTGTCATTCAGCCACCCACGACCGCAGCCAGTAGCCACCCATCACCCCGGCAACTGCCATGCTTGCTATGCTCTCCTATTCGCATATATAGTTCCAGTAAGCGGTGAAAATATAGGAATCAACTCGCTTTAACAAGCGATTATTGTAAATAAACAAAGGAACTTGATGTTGGGATCAGGTCATTGTGGACTAAATGTTCGGGCAAAGCTGATCTCATCAATTAAGCGAATTGAGGAACTATGAACAAGTTTCTATGGGCTGATGATATAACACATTGTGCAGCAAGAATACCTGCAAGACGGTTTTTCTATCCACGGATTCGTAGTCGTTTCTGGTATAAAGCAAGGCTCCTTAAATCACTCCTGCATATGAAACACAATCTGTCAAGAATGTAatgttatttttccttcttcctctcttttctcacTCCTAACATCATTTTAAGCCTTAAGTTGCGGACAAACATTTATCCCGatggtcagagagagagagaggcaagtgAGACCAGTATCGTAACCGGAGGCGGAGACCCCAGATCCTGGCGCAGAAGGCGAGGAAGAGGATGTACGGGTTCTTCCATGTCCTAGAGAAGCCCACCTTGAAAGTAGAGGGATCTGCTTCTGCATGAACTCCTCCTCCgttgttcctctctctcttcacttgaGTTTGTACTGCTACAAACAGCCTCATGAAgctgttttttttcttgtcaacgAGGGCATGTCAGGAGCCAAAATTTAAACGTCCAAAATCATCTTGTCACTGCTTGTTATCAGGTGCAGCATCGCCTAAGGGACATGCACTTGGACTTACACCATCAGTCATTTCTCACGTTGCCAAGACTCCTCTAGAGACGAGACGGGGAAGAGAgggttttgaaaaattttctgaCAGTGTGACCCAAGAAGACACGTGTCGATTTTTGTATGGACTGTCTCAAAGATAACGTGGCACTCCAGtctcacccaatattttctcgaagaAGATGGCCTCACATTTTCTCTTGGGCTTATTTGGAGCCGAATTGGGCATTGCTGGTTCATGTGAATGATCCAGCGGATATGAAATGCTAATTGACTTCCTACGGTTTGAAAATAAAGTGACAAATTGTGAGGGAGCATTCAAGTGAATGGGTCATAGTTGGCATAAACCGGTTTGAGTTTTTAAGTTTACCGGACCTTGTCGGTTCGGTTTTTATGAGCTGGCCTAAGATGGATGTTAGACCAAGTTTTCACGTTCTCATATGCAACACAACGTCGTGTATGGCTCGGGCTTTCGCCAATCCGATTTGCGTGTAAGTTTTTGTCAAAGCACACACGCGAGGGACAAGAAGAATCATCAGACTTATGTTTAATCTTCCTCCTACCTAAATTATAGTCCCCGAACGACAAGGTTGCATTACATATCTCACGAAAGACATTTTCGTCTTGTGGCGGATCGTCAAAATTAGGATGGTAGAGTCAATGTGGTTAGGGGTCACCCCACCTTTTTGTCGCACGAAAGCATGGAAATCACTTCTACGCCTGTCTTGCTTTGGCAAAACATGGAAAGAAAAGGCTTCAGACATCACGTGTAGCCGGCCACTTCAGTGTTTCTGGATGCAAAGAAAAGACTTCAGACATCACCTGCAGATGCTCATGCCCTCGGTAGATTAGAACCCCACAAAAACAAACGCATTCTACTACAAGTCTTTCTACTAGAAGTCTTCTTTAGACTTCTAGTATGCTGCGTTTGCACCTGCCAATACGACCTACTGTGCCAGCCATCCTACCTTTATCAACATTTTTCTTGTAAGTTCTTCCTCAGTTTCTATGAGGCAGAACAATCCATTAACACTTGATTCAATGGCATTTTCGGCCATCGACGAGCTGACCAATCGAACTAAATGGAGTTCGACGCATTCATGGGTGCAAGTTTAAGAATGCCTGTGTCGATTATGGCAGTGTATGCACAAATCCAAGAGTCACTCGCCGCAAAGAAGTGATAGGTATCCACTAGAGAGGACAGACTTGACTTGCCCGATCCCTACATGACTGCTTCATAAGGCAAGTAGGGTATCGGAAAACTGTACAATGGACGATTGGACGGACTACGTAAATTCCATCAAGATTTGCAATTGTGTGTAGCAATAAAAAGCAAGACAAATGAATTGCAAACCTGTCCTCCCCATATGATTCTGGATGATACAATAACTATGATCTCATCGCGTTCCATTTTTCAAAACTCAGCACCCTATCCAAAAGAAACATCTCCAAGTAAGTGAGATTTTTATTGCCAAGTAATGCAAGAGATACTAAAGTTTTCGCAAAATTTGAGATTCAAGGATTCAGTTTTTAATTTACCCATTGCGAATATATACCATACTGTCATATAAAACACTAATAAATGACAAGACAGTTACAGAATAGGTGTATTTCTCTCATTGCATGCTCGGGTAATTAATATGAATACAGCAAGAAATTGTTACACTCTAACTACAGAGTTCCTGCACTTACATGATGGCAGGGAAATGAGTAAACTTGACATAGTAGGGGAAAGAACAGAACGTGCTCCAACTCCCCGAGCAACTGAAACTTCACTAATACAAGAGGTCAAAACAGAAAGAAGTACAAGAAAGACCAATAGTAGAACAAGTAGGAAGAAGGCCGCTCGAGGTAAAAAGTAATTAGTGAGAGCTCAAGAGAAACAAAATCTCTCATGACATGTGAAAACACAGTTTAAAACCAATCTGCAATGAACAATAGGTGCCGTGTAAATTCCGAAGAACTATTTCTGAAGAACTAGGTACTCTCTTACAATCGAGCTTCTGCCTCCTGATAGAGCAAAAGGTACTTGGTAAAGCTATCTTGAGCCAGCAACCAGTAGTGGATAACCAAAAATTACAATATATCAAAACTTGGTAAAAAAAGGTAAGAACCGGTTGCTGTAAACTACAAATTTTCCTTTAGATAATTAATTGCTGCAACAAAAATAGATAGTTGAAGTCAAAAGCCCCATACTCTAAAGATGGTGTACATACAAAATCGTAGATACAGGATCTAAGTAGCAAAATTATACTGTTTGTCAAGAAACAAACATTATCCTGGTGACAAATTCTAATCTCTTGCAAGAAGCTTGTCTCCACATAATGTAATCTTCCAGCAATCAACTTGGAACAGAAAAACAGAACCTCTCTTGGGCACAACTGCAAGCCGGCAGAAACAAGTTTTAGCTATTCCcagaaaagtacaataaataGTGCAATAAAGCAAGGAAAAATTGAAACAGAGACCTGCTATATAATTCTAAACTATTTAATAATCGGACTCCATTATAGTGACACGATAACCTTAAGATGCTAACCTAGTTGTTGAAGCAGCAAGCTGACAATTCTAGATTAGAAATTTAAGCACCTTTATACGCATGCATTCATCAGCACAATAGGCAAGCACGTATATGCCCAGACCTGCTAAATCGATTTTGAAACTATTTTACTTTATGGTGCCAAGTTCACAATAGAGAAGTGCTTTTGTGCTAGTGTTATGAAATACAGAGTTTAGAACATCGAAAAAATTGCACAAAGGTACAAATCTAGTATATCAACTCATTTTTCCCATCGGCCTTCAATATCTGGTAACTTGAGATTTTGCAATAAATATAAATAACCCATAGGTTGTAAATGCATATCCAATCTCGGTGTAACACCGATATCACAATCTGAATCTTACTAAACTTACAAGTCAAAATTTGAACTTACCCTGAAATCTATCATCTTTTGTGATTAATCCAAACGTTTCTGCAGTTTCACGTATCATAATACCACTTGCACCAGAAAGTGAAGTCACTTTACACTCAGCAACTGCCACGAAACAGACCAGAAATAAACATAAGGAAGAACATAATTAAGCCAAAAGTACATAAACTCCAATGTCAGAGATGAGTACTTTGGTGACCAAGCTAGAAGAAACAACTTTTTATGTAGTGTAACTTTATGGAAGCATAGCCATAGATGATAACAGTAATTCCAACTTCCAAAATGCTCATAAACAAGGTGGGAAGAGAACAAGAATCGGAAAGATTGTCTGACCTCGAACAATAGCCCCATGTAAATCCGCACTGAGGAGGCACTCAGCCAGCTGATTCCTTCAATAGAATATGAAGAGATGTGACTACAAAAGCTTAATACTTCTACTATGGTAGGTTTTGACCAAGAATGCATTATTGGCAACACACACATATGGATGACCAAATATATCTTACCCACTGATGTTCAAAAGTTCTGCTATGTAGCCTTTCCAAATTTCATGCATCGGCTTAAAGAAGTCAAATCTGCAATTCAACAAacgaataaataaacaaataaaagttcCAACTATGTGAAAGGAACCAAGACCAAATGATGCCACCAGATATCATATTGTctaacacaaaaaatcctaattgATCATTCGTCTGTGTTCACTCACATTCGACTTAACGTTACGAAATCAAACCTCAAAGATGAGACCCTGAATAAGCAATAAATTGGTTGATCATGTATAGCAAGATTTGGTACCATACAAAAGCCAGATTGAAGTGACCTCTAAGCAAATAGGCACACTTACTTGAGATCTTGAGGCAAATCAAATGATCCACATTTCTTATGCTGCTTCATAGACATGCGAGTTTTAGACCGTTTTGAGTGGCTCCGCAAAGCCCTGAGGCGAGCACCAGCCAATGTGCTACGTTTTGGTACAAAATTATCAAGAAGGATCACATCATTCAGTCTCATACTTCTAGAACCCTGCATGTATTTCTGAGCTGAATCGCCCTTCTGGAGAAGTTCATGCAATACCTTGTCAACTCCAGTTCCTCTTCTGCTAGAAATCTGCACAAATGAAAAGCTATCTCagtaaaaaaagcaaagaaaactaCATATATACCATGTCATCGGCACTTGGCAAAAAAGAGGTGCGAACCCTGACCAATGATCACTCTAATTTAGAGAAAGCAAGTGATTCCTAATCCTGAAACGCCAGTAGGCAAAGTAGCCCTGCTAGTCAGTCCATAAACTGTAAAGCCCAGGAAACATAATACCTCCAAATTCTGCACTAACAGATTCTCGTGCATGGTTTGAGATAACAGTGAGTAAGTTGGATCATTAGCCTCTGCATCTGCATTAACAGCATATAACATGAGCAGTTGAATCCTTTAGTGAGCACAAAATTAAGCTAGCATAGAGTCTGTCAGACTATGCATATAAGTTAATCTGCAATTCAATGCATGCAACCATCTGTACCTAATAAACAAGTAACTGTGCACAGGACATCGAAACCTGAGGTACAATGAAACAATAATGGCCATGAAAGGTGGAAAAGGACTTAACTCAAAAGAACAATGGTATCAACAACTTAAATCACAATATCATTGCTGTTGAGAAGTTCAGCACTAAATTTGCAGATTATCAAATAAATACTTCTCCGAGCCTTCAAAAACCCTAACACATCCATTACTATTAACAAGGATCCATCAAAATATAAGCAAATAAACCATTATATTCCCCTTATATACCTCAGAAGCCAATCAATACATTAAAAGAAGCACATATAGAAATAAGAATAACATCTCATAGGCTCTGAATGCCTAAACGACAATATACTTGAGCaataagctttttttttatctagcgAACTCCCTCAGAATATCTCTGCCCTcttgaaagaacaaataacaAAACCAACATTCTCCACTTCAGATGAATCTCAAGAGTCAGATCACAACGTGGGTCAAGGATGAAcatcacaattacatgacatcAAGAAATGCATGTCAAAAAGCTGTATGGTTTATAGCACAGCATGGAACAGAACAGAAACTGAAAATAGATTCACGaagctgtaaaaaaaaaaagcaacgcaCACACGATACTAATGAATATAGAACACCTGACTGAGAAAAATCATCTAAGAAAGTCATACAAATTTATCGAACCGCCAAACTAGAGCTGCATAATGAAATCAAGGAACAACAAAAAGCAGGGCCATTGACAACCAAACTACAAGGAGCAAAATCTTATCTGGCCAAAAGGTGTTTCGGTGCTAATTACACGAGACTCTAGCAACCTCGGGAAAAACCCTTCAAGGTTCACACTCAACAATCAAAATTTGCAACTGAAACTCATATGGGCTATCAAGGAAAGGACCTTTATTCAGTGAAGTAATGGAGGAGGACACTGTGCTAGTAATGCCAGTCCCTCCATCACcttctcttccacttcctcTATCAAACTTGCGGTTATTACTCCTCCTCTCTTGCTGCTGCATAGCCTC
The sequence above is drawn from the Rhodamnia argentea isolate NSW1041297 chromosome 9, ASM2092103v1, whole genome shotgun sequence genome and encodes:
- the LOC115730485 gene encoding ribonuclease MRP protein subunit POP4 isoform X1, yielding MATEEASQDQRKRTLEEALERRFAVARAEAMQQQERRSNNRKFDRGSGREGDGGTGITSTVSSSITSLNKDAEANDPTYSLLSQTMHENLLVQNLEISSRRGTGVDKVLHELLQKGDSAQKYMQGSRSMRLNDVILLDNFVPKRSTLAGARLRALRSHSKRSKTRMSMKQHKKCGSFDLPQDLKFDFFKPMHEIWKGYIAELLNISGWLSASSVRIYMGLLFELCPREVLFFCSKLIAGRLHYVETSFLQEIRICHQDNVCFLTNSIILLLRSCIYDFVCTPSLEYGAFDFNYLFLLQQLII
- the LOC115730485 gene encoding ribonuclease MRP protein subunit POP4 isoform X2, with product MATEEASQDQRKRTLEEALERRFAVARAEAMQQQERRSNNRKFDRGSGREGDGGTGITSTVSSSITSLNKEANDPTYSLLSQTMHENLLVQNLEISSRRGTGVDKVLHELLQKGDSAQKYMQGSRSMRLNDVILLDNFVPKRSTLAGARLRALRSHSKRSKTRMSMKQHKKCGSFDLPQDLKFDFFKPMHEIWKGYIAELLNISGWLSASSVRIYMGLLFELCPREVLFFCSKLIAGRLHYVETSFLQEIRICHQDNVCFLTNSIILLLRSCIYDFVCTPSLEYGAFDFNYLFLLQQLII
- the LOC115730485 gene encoding ribonuclease MRP protein subunit POP4 isoform X4: MATEEASQDQRKRTLEEALERRFAVARAEAMQQQERRSNNRKFDRGSGREGDGGTGITSTVSSSITSLNKDAEANDPTYSLLSQTMHENLLVQNLEISSRRGTGVDKVLHELLQKGDSAQKYMQGSRSMRLNDVILLDNFVPKRSTLAGARLRALRSHSKRSKTRMSMKQHKKCGSFDLPQDLKFDFFKPMHEIWKGYIAELLNISGNQLAECLLSADLHGAIVRVVPKRGSVFLFQVDCWKITLCGDKLLARD
- the LOC115730485 gene encoding ribonuclease MRP protein subunit POP4 isoform X3, encoding MATEEASQDQRKRTLEEALERRFAVARAEAMQQQERRSNNRKFDRGSGREGDGGTGITSTVSSSITSLNKDAEANDPTYSLLSQTMHENLLVQNLEISSRRGTGVDKVLHELLQKGDSAQKYMQGSRSMRLNDVILLDNFVPKRSTLAGARLRALRSHSKRSKTRMSMKQHKKCGSFDLPQDLKFDFFKPMHEIWKGYIAELLNISGNQLAECLLSADLHGAIVRVAECKVTSLSGASGIMIRETAETFGLITKDDRFQVVPKRGSVFLFQVDCWKITLCGDKLLARD